A portion of the Oncorhynchus gorbuscha isolate QuinsamMale2020 ecotype Even-year linkage group LG07, OgorEven_v1.0, whole genome shotgun sequence genome contains these proteins:
- the LOC124039948 gene encoding uncharacterized protein LOC124039948 yields MAWPLAADMFSGRGWGFTCALTVLSCFIVGAIFLIHHDPPESAKEDNLTHVLDEGNGMLPKILRRSLKQNSKEVRVELGKDLSVEFCVDQLGSFTPWQSRTMGLYGKYLCKSPYKSWSQVIAHTERDGYVNPYTQFGTRWSIVTVVVLDCVPEQRKYCIKVRINIKAVNTQDLGLWYVGFDQFSTDTMVPFQVAEVRVDKENMIGRSSTNPSNTTAIPSVIIQGKGAVRIVQTKDLKEVIEVETGFGESNLWLEWIQYTARSVAKEECYACANAKPQLTTIPFPLNGINSPKGMACMVKLFMKAGMPSNDSCIDLHYLYPQVPFKSRLPPFTVTRGEYY; encoded by the coding sequence ATGGCTTGGCCTCTGGCTGCTGATATGTTctcggggagagggtggggcttcaCGTGTGCACTGACCGTCCTGAGCTGTTTTATTGTGGGGGCCATATTCCTGATTCACCATGATCCCCCGGAAAGTGCCAAAGAGGATAATTTGACTCATGTGCTAGATGAGGGAAATGGGATGTTACCTAAGATTCTCAGAAGGTCACTGAAACAAAATAGTAAGGAAGTGAGGGTGGAATTgggcaaggatctctcagtagaattttgtgtagatcaattgGGGTCATTCACCCCTTGGCAGTCTAGAACCATGGGACTCTATGGGAAGTATTTGTGTAAATCACCGTATAAGTCGTGGAGCCAGGTCATAGCTCACACTGAAAGAGATGGCTACGTAaacccatacactcaatttgggacCAGGTGGAGTATAGTAACGGTTGTCGTTTTGGACTGTGTTCCCGAACAGAGGAAGTATTGTATAAAGGTGCGAATTAACATTAAGGCGGTCAATACTCAGGATCTCGGGTTATGGTATGTGGGCTTCGACCAGTTTTCAACTGACACTATGGTACCGTTCCAGGTGGCAGAAGTTAGAGTTGATAAGGAGAATATGATTGGCCGAAGTTCAACCAATCCCTCTAACACAACGGCTATTCCTAGTGTAATCATCCAGGGTAAAGGAGCAGTACGAATAGTTCAGACCAAGGACCTTAAAGAAGTTATAGAGGTGGAGACTGGTTTTGGGGAGTCCAACTTATGGTTGGAATGGATTCAATATACGGCCAGATCAGTGGCCAAAGAAGAATGCTACGCATGTGCGAACGCTAAGCCACAGTTAACAACTATCCCTTTCCCACTGAACGGAATTAATTCCCCTAAGGGAATGGCatgtatggtaaagctgttcatgaaAGCAGGAATGCCAAGTAATGATAGCTGTATTGATTTACACTATTTATATCCCCAGGTTCCATTTAAATCAAGACTTCCTCCCTTTACCGTGACGAGAGGAGAATATTACTGA